Proteins encoded together in one Micromonospora kangleipakensis window:
- a CDS encoding gamma-glutamyltransferase family protein produces MAYPRQPLFAPNGAVATSQPLAAAAGLAVLRRGGNAVDAALATAITLTVVQPPSNDIGGDLFAIVWDGERLHGLNASGRSPAALTREMVLAATDRRGATPVDALGGAQAEGPAMPARGWLPVTVPGAPAGWRDLHERFGSLPFAELFTEAIGYAERGYPVAAGTAATWARAVAAGGPTGPEYAEFDRVFTVDGRAPRPGERWRNPDAAGTLRRIAESGAADFYRGSIAAAIDTHAARTGGLITGDDLARHTSTWVDPVSVRYRGHEVWELPPNGQGVAALLALNILDEVDLAALPLEERLHWQIEAVKLGFADAHAYVADPERVPVPTAALLDPGYAAARRALVTDRAGDPVAGDPERGGTVYLCTADPGGMMVSLIQSTYLAFGSRVVLPGHGFALQNRGTGFRLDPTHPNVVGPARRPFHTIIPGFLTRDGEPVGPFGVMGGHMQPQGHVQLVSATLDAGRDPQAALDTPRWYWHAGRSVLVEPALAAEQDLVAGLRARGHEVTVAAEPAVFGYGQAIWRHSAGGYVAGSESRVDGAMLGW; encoded by the coding sequence ATGGCGTACCCCCGACAGCCGCTCTTCGCCCCGAACGGTGCCGTCGCGACCAGCCAGCCGCTCGCGGCGGCCGCGGGCCTGGCCGTGCTGCGGCGCGGCGGCAACGCCGTCGACGCCGCGCTGGCCACCGCGATCACGCTGACCGTCGTGCAGCCGCCCTCGAACGACATCGGCGGCGACCTCTTCGCCATCGTCTGGGACGGCGAGCGGCTGCACGGGTTGAACGCCTCCGGCCGCTCGCCGGCGGCGCTGACCCGCGAGATGGTGCTGGCCGCGACCGACCGGCGGGGTGCGACGCCGGTCGACGCCCTCGGCGGCGCCCAGGCGGAGGGGCCGGCCATGCCGGCCCGGGGCTGGCTGCCGGTGACCGTGCCGGGCGCGCCGGCCGGCTGGCGGGACCTGCACGAACGGTTCGGCTCGCTGCCCTTCGCCGAGCTCTTCACCGAGGCGATCGGCTACGCCGAGCGGGGCTACCCGGTCGCCGCCGGCACCGCCGCGACCTGGGCCCGAGCGGTCGCCGCAGGCGGTCCGACGGGACCGGAGTACGCCGAGTTCGACCGGGTGTTCACGGTGGACGGGCGGGCGCCCCGCCCGGGTGAGCGGTGGCGCAATCCGGACGCGGCCGGAACGCTGCGGCGGATCGCCGAGTCCGGCGCGGCCGACTTCTACCGGGGGAGCATCGCCGCGGCGATCGACACGCACGCCGCCCGGACCGGCGGGCTGATCACCGGGGATGACCTGGCCCGGCACACCTCCACCTGGGTGGACCCGGTGAGCGTCCGGTACCGGGGGCACGAGGTGTGGGAGCTGCCCCCGAACGGGCAGGGGGTGGCGGCGCTGCTGGCGCTCAACATCCTCGACGAGGTGGACCTGGCCGCGTTACCGCTCGAGGAGCGGCTGCACTGGCAGATCGAGGCGGTGAAGCTCGGCTTCGCCGACGCGCACGCGTACGTCGCCGATCCCGAGCGGGTGCCGGTGCCGACGGCGGCGCTGCTCGACCCCGGGTACGCGGCGGCCCGGCGGGCCCTGGTCACGGACCGGGCCGGCGACCCGGTGGCCGGCGACCCGGAGCGGGGCGGCACCGTCTACCTCTGCACCGCCGACCCGGGCGGCATGATGGTCAGCCTGATCCAGTCGACCTACCTGGCCTTCGGCTCGCGGGTGGTGCTGCCCGGCCACGGCTTCGCGCTGCAGAACCGGGGCACCGGGTTCCGCCTCGACCCGACGCACCCGAACGTGGTGGGCCCGGCGAGGCGTCCGTTCCACACCATCATCCCGGGGTTCCTGACCCGGGACGGCGAGCCGGTCGGGCCGTTCGGGGTGATGGGCGGGCACATGCAGCCGCAGGGGCACGTGCAGCTGGTCTCGGCCACCCTGGACGCCGGGCGGGACCCGCAGGCCGCCCTGGACACCCCCCGCTGGTACTGGCACGCCGGGCGTTCGGTGCTCGTCGAGCCGGCGCTGGCGGCGGAGCAGGACCTGGTCGCCGGCCTGCGGGCCCGGGGGCACGAGGTCACCGTCGCGGCGGAGCCGGCCGTCTTCGGGTACGGGCAGGCGATCTGGCGGCACTCGGCCGGCGGGTACGTCGCCGGCTCGGAGTCCCGGGTGGACGGGGCGATGCTGGGCTGGTGA
- a CDS encoding zinc-dependent metalloprotease has translation MAQFVDWDLAAATAGALGKSGPRVSYAEATDVVGELRRLTGEAAGHVADYTGLRSQVAHPPVKVVDRRDWAAANIAGLREVITPLVNRLSGDKRPGPLTEAIGSRLTGVQAGTVLAYLSGRVLGQYEVFSGDPGQLLLVAPNIVEVERKLGCDPRDFRLWVCLHEVTHRTQFTAVPWMRAYFLGEVQAFVDASQGGEHLLERLRRGVATLSDAVKDPESRASVLDIVQTPAQRAVLDRLTALMTLLEGHAEFVMDGVGPQVIPSVESIRAAFNRRRESGNPLEKAIRRLLGIEVKMRQYAEGRKFVHGVVDRVGMEGFNKIFGSPLTLPRLEELGDPDAWVARVHGPAAATPTAG, from the coding sequence ATGGCGCAGTTCGTGGACTGGGATCTGGCCGCCGCGACCGCGGGGGCGCTGGGCAAGTCGGGCCCCCGGGTGTCGTACGCCGAGGCCACCGACGTGGTCGGCGAGCTGCGGCGGCTGACCGGGGAGGCGGCCGGGCACGTCGCCGACTACACCGGGCTGCGCTCGCAGGTTGCTCACCCGCCGGTGAAGGTGGTGGACCGCCGGGACTGGGCGGCCGCCAACATCGCCGGGCTGCGTGAGGTGATCACCCCGCTGGTGAACCGGCTCTCCGGGGACAAGCGGCCCGGGCCGCTCACCGAGGCGATCGGCTCCCGGCTGACCGGGGTGCAGGCCGGCACCGTGCTGGCCTACCTCTCCGGCCGGGTCCTCGGCCAGTACGAGGTCTTCTCCGGCGACCCCGGCCAACTGCTGCTGGTGGCGCCGAACATCGTCGAGGTGGAGCGGAAGCTTGGCTGCGACCCGCGTGACTTCCGGCTCTGGGTCTGCCTGCACGAGGTGACCCACCGGACCCAGTTCACCGCCGTGCCGTGGATGCGCGCGTACTTCCTCGGCGAGGTGCAGGCGTTCGTCGACGCCTCGCAGGGCGGCGAGCACCTGCTGGAGCGGCTGCGGCGCGGTGTGGCCACCCTCTCCGACGCGGTGAAGGACCCGGAGAGCCGGGCCAGCGTGCTGGACATCGTGCAGACCCCCGCGCAGCGGGCGGTGCTCGACCGGCTCACCGCGCTGATGACCCTGCTTGAAGGGCACGCCGAGTTCGTGATGGACGGCGTCGGCCCGCAGGTGATCCCGAGCGTCGAGTCGATCCGGGCCGCGTTCAACCGGCGGCGGGAGTCCGGCAACCCGCTGGAGAAGGCGATCCGCCGGCTGCTCGGCATCGAGGTCAAGATGCGCCAGTACGCCGAGGGCCGCAAGTTCGTCCACGGCGTGGTCGACCGGGTCGGCATGGAGGGCTTCAACAAGATCTTCGGCTCGCCGCTGACCCTGCCCCGGCTCGAGGAGTTGGGCGACCCGGACGCCTGGGTGGCCCGGGTGCACGGGCCGGCCGCCGCGACCCCGACCGCCGGCTGA
- the hpt gene encoding hypoxanthine phosphoribosyltransferase, whose product MADGSWYDADIDHVIISEAQIREKTAELAKQISADYAHVEDGLLLVCVLKGAVMFMADFARALGRQGPPAELEFMAVSSYGQGTTSSGVVRILKDLDRDIAGRHVVVVEDIVDSGLTLSWLLRYLESRSAASVEVVALFRKPDAVKVQVPVKYVGFDIPTEFVVGYGLDFGERYRELPYVGVLKPEVYARA is encoded by the coding sequence ATGGCTGACGGCTCCTGGTACGACGCCGACATCGACCACGTGATCATTTCCGAGGCGCAGATCCGCGAGAAGACCGCGGAGCTGGCCAAGCAGATATCGGCGGACTACGCGCACGTCGAGGACGGACTCCTGCTGGTCTGCGTGCTCAAGGGCGCGGTCATGTTCATGGCCGACTTCGCCCGGGCGCTCGGCCGCCAGGGTCCCCCCGCCGAGCTGGAGTTCATGGCCGTCTCCTCGTACGGTCAGGGCACCACCTCCTCCGGCGTCGTCCGGATCCTCAAGGACCTGGACCGCGACATCGCCGGCCGGCACGTGGTGGTCGTCGAGGACATCGTCGACTCCGGCCTGACCCTCTCCTGGCTGCTGCGCTACCTGGAGTCCCGCTCGGCGGCGAGCGTCGAGGTGGTCGCCCTGTTCCGCAAGCCGGACGCGGTCAAGGTGCAGGTCCCGGTCAAGTACGTCGGCTTCGACATCCCGACCGAGTTCGTCGTCGGCTACGGCCTCGACTTCGGTGAGCGGTACCGGGAGCTGCCCTACGTCGGCGTGCTCAAGCCCGAGGTCTACGCCCGCGCCTGA
- the ftsH gene encoding ATP-dependent zinc metalloprotease FtsH — protein sequence MERTRFFRRPVVWIILVILGAVVLSQLFTAGPSYHRVDTSVALDQLHTAKINKAVFQDKEQTLQLDLAQKTKFGETTTDRIEAQFPYQAGDQVWNEVLDAKAANRVTGPADTKVSSDSVWVSLLVNLLPIALLVLLLLFFMSQMQGGGSRVLNFGKSKAKMITKDTPKTTFADVAGADEAVEELHEIKDFLQNPAKYQALGAKIPKGVLLFGPPGTGKTLLARAVAGEAGVPFYSISGSDFVEMFVGVGASRVRDLFEQAKSNAPAIVFVDEIDAVGRHRGAGMGGGHDEREQTLNQLLVEMDGFDVKGGVILIAATNRPDILDPALLRPGRFDRQIPVDAPDMEGRKAILRVHAKGKPFTPDVDLDAVARRTPGFSGADLANVINESALLTARKEQRAISNDSLEESIDRVIAGPQRRTRVMSDQEKKITAYHEGGHALVAWALPHAAPVHKVTILSRGRSLGHTLVLPTEDKYTQTRAEMIDTLAYALGGRAAEELVFHEPTTGAGNDIEKATQLARAMITQYGMSSKLGAIKYGTSGDEPFLGRNMGHERDYSDSVAAEIDGEMRALIELAHDEAWEILVEYRDVLDNMVLELIEKETLSTADMARICARVVKRPPMAPYHGFGKRQPSTEPPVLTPAEKDKLKAQAEADGASVGGSSNNSDGTH from the coding sequence ATGGAACGTACGCGTTTCTTCCGCCGACCGGTGGTCTGGATCATCCTGGTCATCCTCGGCGCCGTTGTGCTCAGTCAGCTGTTCACCGCTGGTCCCAGCTACCACCGGGTGGACACTTCCGTTGCGCTCGACCAGCTCCACACTGCCAAGATCAACAAGGCGGTCTTCCAGGACAAGGAGCAGACGCTCCAGCTCGACCTGGCCCAGAAGACCAAGTTCGGTGAGACCACCACCGACAGGATCGAGGCGCAGTTCCCGTACCAGGCCGGCGACCAGGTCTGGAACGAGGTCCTCGACGCCAAGGCCGCGAACCGGGTCACCGGCCCGGCCGACACCAAGGTCTCCTCGGACAGCGTCTGGGTGAGCCTGCTGGTCAACCTGCTCCCCATCGCCCTGCTCGTGCTCCTGCTGCTGTTCTTCATGTCGCAGATGCAGGGCGGCGGCTCGCGGGTGCTCAACTTCGGCAAGTCCAAGGCGAAGATGATCACCAAGGACACGCCGAAGACCACCTTCGCGGACGTGGCCGGGGCCGACGAGGCCGTCGAGGAGCTGCACGAGATCAAGGACTTCCTGCAGAACCCGGCGAAGTACCAGGCCCTCGGCGCCAAGATCCCGAAGGGCGTGCTGCTCTTCGGCCCGCCCGGTACCGGTAAGACCCTGCTCGCCCGGGCGGTCGCCGGCGAGGCCGGCGTGCCGTTCTACTCGATCTCCGGCTCGGACTTCGTCGAGATGTTCGTCGGTGTCGGCGCCAGCCGGGTCCGCGACCTCTTCGAGCAGGCCAAGTCGAACGCACCGGCGATCGTCTTCGTCGACGAGATCGACGCCGTCGGCCGGCACCGTGGCGCCGGCATGGGCGGCGGCCACGACGAGCGCGAGCAGACCCTCAACCAGCTCCTCGTCGAGATGGACGGCTTCGACGTCAAGGGCGGCGTCATCCTGATCGCCGCCACCAACCGGCCGGACATCCTCGACCCGGCGCTGCTGCGCCCGGGCCGCTTCGACCGGCAGATCCCGGTGGACGCCCCCGACATGGAGGGCCGCAAGGCGATCCTGCGGGTGCACGCCAAGGGCAAGCCGTTCACGCCCGACGTCGACCTCGACGCGGTCGCCCGGCGTACCCCGGGCTTCAGCGGCGCCGACCTGGCCAACGTGATCAACGAGTCCGCCCTGCTCACCGCGCGCAAGGAACAGCGGGCGATCTCCAACGACTCCCTGGAGGAGTCGATCGACCGGGTGATCGCCGGTCCGCAGCGCCGGACCCGGGTGATGAGCGACCAGGAGAAGAAGATCACCGCGTACCACGAGGGTGGGCACGCGCTGGTCGCCTGGGCGCTGCCGCACGCCGCGCCGGTGCACAAGGTGACGATCCTGTCCCGCGGTCGCTCGCTGGGCCACACCCTGGTCCTGCCGACCGAGGACAAGTACACCCAGACCCGCGCCGAGATGATCGACACCCTGGCGTACGCGCTGGGCGGCCGGGCCGCGGAGGAACTGGTCTTCCACGAGCCCACCACCGGTGCCGGCAACGACATCGAGAAGGCCACCCAGCTGGCCCGCGCGATGATCACCCAGTACGGCATGAGCTCCAAGCTCGGTGCGATCAAGTACGGCACCAGCGGCGACGAGCCGTTCCTCGGCCGCAACATGGGCCACGAGCGGGACTACTCCGACTCGGTGGCCGCCGAGATCGACGGCGAGATGCGGGCGCTGATCGAGCTGGCCCACGACGAGGCCTGGGAGATCCTGGTGGAGTACCGGGACGTGCTGGACAACATGGTCCTGGAGCTGATCGAGAAGGAGACCCTCTCGACCGCCGACATGGCCCGGATCTGCGCCCGGGTGGTGAAGCGCCCGCCGATGGCCCCGTACCACGGCTTCGGCAAGCGCCAGCCCTCCACCGAGCCGCCGGTGCTCACCCCGGCCGAGAAGGACAAGCTCAAGGCTCAGGCCGAGGCCGACGGCGCGTCGGTCGGCGGGTCCTCGAACAACTCGGACGGTACCCACTGA
- a CDS encoding inorganic diphosphatase yields MDFDVTVEIPKGHRNKYEVDHATGRIRLDRTLFTSTQYPADYGFIEGTLGEDGDPLDALVLVPEPTFPGCLIRCRTIGMFRMTDEKGGDDKVLCVPYEDPRQEHLRDIHHLGEFDRLEIQHFFEVYKDLEPGKSVEGATWVGRTEAEAEIRASYQRAKDAAEHGDAH; encoded by the coding sequence ATGGATTTCGACGTCACGGTTGAGATCCCGAAGGGTCACCGAAACAAGTACGAGGTGGACCACGCGACCGGCCGGATCCGGCTGGACCGCACCCTCTTCACGTCCACGCAGTACCCGGCCGACTACGGCTTCATCGAGGGCACCCTGGGCGAGGACGGCGACCCGCTGGACGCCCTCGTGCTGGTCCCCGAGCCCACCTTCCCGGGCTGCCTGATCCGCTGCCGCACCATCGGCATGTTCCGGATGACGGACGAGAAGGGCGGCGACGACAAGGTCCTCTGCGTGCCCTACGAGGATCCGCGCCAGGAGCACCTGCGCGACATCCACCACCTCGGCGAGTTCGACCGGCTGGAGATCCAGCACTTCTTCGAGGTGTACAAGGACCTCGAGCCCGGCAAGTCGGTCGAGGGCGCCACCTGGGTGGGGCGTACCGAGGCGGAGGCCGAGATCCGCGCCTCGTACCAGCGCGCCAAGGACGCCGCCGAGCACGGCGACGCGCACTGA
- the eccD gene encoding type VII secretion integral membrane protein EccD gives MTTGLARVTINTPQRRVDVALPEQVPLAELLPEVLRHAGEGLADDGERHGGWVLRRTDGAVLATAQALLPQGVRDGEVLHLVPARAQWPELEYDDVVEAIADGARRRGGAWSPAATRAATLAGAAVPLAVGLLAVLAGGPGQRTGWPVAAAVALLLVVAGTAASRAYGDGPAAATLGGYALPYAAAAGTLAVSSGDPVGPFAPLRWLGAPELLAGSVALLLLSVLGLLGVATRSRVFVAGATVGSVGGLAAVGGLFLDPAATAAVLLCALVFTLGALPLLAIRLGKMPLPPITLPAAGPGGEASAVRDLPDRGRVHAAVARTEEMLTGMLLGHAVLAVTAAAVLASAGGVAGRVLVAVGSAVLLLRSRLFVALRHRVPAVTAGLAGSAVLGGVLAGRAGSAGLLALTVAGLVLALVAVVAGTTYARRPVSPYLGRLADLTDTALVVSVVPVACAVLDLYDRARGLLG, from the coding sequence ATGACAACCGGGCTGGCCCGGGTCACGATCAACACCCCCCAGCGGCGGGTGGACGTGGCCCTGCCGGAGCAGGTCCCCCTGGCCGAGCTGCTGCCGGAGGTGCTGCGGCACGCCGGCGAGGGGCTGGCCGACGACGGGGAGCGGCACGGCGGCTGGGTGCTCCGGCGTACCGACGGGGCGGTGCTGGCGACCGCGCAGGCGCTGCTGCCGCAGGGGGTGCGCGACGGCGAGGTGCTGCACCTGGTGCCGGCCCGCGCGCAGTGGCCCGAGCTGGAGTACGACGACGTGGTCGAGGCGATCGCCGACGGCGCCCGCCGCCGGGGCGGTGCCTGGTCGCCGGCCGCCACCCGGGCCGCCACCCTGGCCGGGGCAGCCGTGCCGCTCGCCGTCGGGCTGCTCGCCGTGCTGGCCGGCGGCCCCGGGCAGCGGACCGGCTGGCCGGTCGCCGCCGCCGTGGCGCTGCTGCTCGTCGTCGCCGGCACCGCCGCGTCCCGGGCGTACGGGGACGGCCCGGCCGCCGCCACCCTCGGCGGGTACGCGCTGCCGTACGCCGCCGCGGCCGGCACGCTCGCGGTCAGCTCGGGTGACCCGGTCGGCCCGTTCGCGCCGCTGCGCTGGCTGGGCGCCCCCGAGTTGCTGGCCGGCTCGGTGGCGCTGCTGCTGCTGTCGGTGCTCGGCCTGCTCGGCGTGGCCACCCGGTCCCGGGTCTTCGTGGCCGGCGCGACCGTCGGCTCGGTCGGCGGGCTCGCCGCCGTCGGCGGGCTCTTCCTCGACCCGGCGGCCACCGCGGCGGTGCTGCTCTGCGCGCTCGTCTTCACGCTCGGCGCGCTGCCGCTGCTGGCCATCCGGCTGGGCAAGATGCCGCTGCCGCCGATCACCCTGCCGGCCGCCGGGCCGGGCGGGGAGGCATCCGCGGTCCGGGACCTGCCCGACCGGGGCCGGGTCCACGCGGCGGTGGCCCGGACCGAGGAGATGCTGACCGGGATGCTGCTCGGGCACGCCGTCCTCGCGGTCACCGCCGCGGCGGTGCTCGCCTCGGCGGGCGGGGTCGCCGGGCGGGTGCTGGTCGCGGTCGGGTCGGCCGTGCTGCTGCTGCGGTCCCGGCTCTTCGTCGCGCTCCGGCACCGGGTGCCCGCCGTGACCGCCGGGCTGGCCGGGTCCGCCGTGCTCGGCGGGGTGCTCGCCGGCCGGGCCGGCTCCGCCGGCCTGCTCGCGCTGACCGTCGCCGGGCTCGTCCTGGCCCTGGTCGCGGTGGTGGCCGGCACCACGTACGCCCGGCGGCCGGTCTCCCCGTACCTCGGTCGGCTGGCGGATCTCACCGACACCGCGCTGGTGGTCTCCGTGGTGCCGGTGGCCTGCGCCGTGCTGGACCTCTACGACCGGGCCCGTGGCCTGCTCGGCTGA
- the tilS gene encoding tRNA lysidine(34) synthetase TilS — MAALAPPVAAVRVAVRRMLAGLTGDGPVLVACSGGADSLALAAATAFVAPRLGRRAGLVTVDHGLQPGSAERAAAVARWAAGIGFDPVDAVPVTVAGRPGGPEAAAREARYQALVATARRHDAAALLLGHTRDDQAETVLLALARGGGPRGLAGMPARRELDGVPLLRPLLDVGRDDTRKACAALGLTPWEDPHNADPAYARSRVRADVLPALARALGPAVLDNLARTARLVAADTAALDELAAAALAAARSPRGGLAVDALAALLPAVRTRVLHAWARELGASPAALSHRHVTALDALVTGWHGQGAVHLPGGLRVARHEGRLVLAEPR, encoded by the coding sequence GTGGCCGCGCTCGCCCCGCCGGTCGCCGCGGTCCGGGTCGCGGTCCGCCGGATGCTGGCCGGGCTGACCGGGGACGGGCCGGTGCTGGTCGCCTGCTCCGGCGGCGCCGACTCGCTCGCCCTGGCGGCGGCCACCGCCTTCGTCGCCCCTCGGCTGGGTCGACGGGCCGGCCTGGTGACCGTGGACCACGGCCTGCAACCGGGCTCGGCCGAACGGGCCGCCGCGGTGGCCCGGTGGGCCGCAGGGATCGGTTTCGACCCGGTCGACGCGGTCCCGGTGACCGTCGCCGGCCGGCCGGGCGGCCCCGAGGCGGCCGCCCGGGAGGCGCGCTACCAGGCCCTCGTCGCCACCGCCCGCCGGCACGACGCCGCCGCGCTGCTGCTCGGCCACACCCGCGACGACCAGGCCGAGACCGTGCTGCTCGCGCTGGCCCGGGGCGGCGGCCCGCGGGGCCTCGCCGGGATGCCGGCGCGTCGGGAGCTGGACGGGGTGCCGCTGCTCCGTCCGCTGCTGGACGTCGGCCGGGACGACACCCGTAAGGCCTGCGCCGCGCTGGGGCTCACCCCGTGGGAGGACCCGCACAACGCCGACCCGGCGTACGCCCGGTCCCGGGTCCGCGCCGACGTGCTGCCGGCGCTGGCCCGGGCGCTCGGCCCGGCGGTGCTGGACAACCTGGCCCGGACCGCCCGGCTCGTGGCCGCGGACACCGCCGCCCTGGACGAGCTCGCCGCCGCCGCGCTCGCCGCCGCCCGGTCCCCCCGGGGCGGGCTCGCGGTCGACGCGTTGGCCGCGCTGCTCCCGGCGGTACGCACCCGCGTGCTGCACGCCTGGGCCCGGGAGCTGGGCGCGTCGCCCGCCGCGCTGTCGCACCGGCACGTCACGGCGCTGGACGCCCTGGTGACGGGGTGGCACGGGCAGGGCGCGGTCCACCTGCCCGGCGGGCTGCGCGTGGCCCGCCACGAGGGCCGGCTCGTCCTCGCCGAACCCCGCTGA
- a CDS encoding GlxA family transcriptional regulator: MLRSVAVIALEQVAPFELGVLSEVFGTDRTADGFPGYRFTVCTADGGPVRSGSGFLLTPHADLSPVDEADLVAVPAHAGKTNVPAPVLDALRRAADRGAWLLSVCSGAFVLGEAGLLDGRDCTTHWLYVDELQRRHPAARVRCNSLYVQDGKLLTSAGTAAGIDACLHLVRQEHGSATATRLARRMVVPPHRDGGQSQYVEAPIPKAPEAPTLEPVLEWLMGHLDRTVTVEELAARAGMAPRTFARRFRAETGTTPHDWLTNQRVLLARRLLEETRLSVETVADEAGFGDAAALRHHFTRRVGTTPHAYRTTFRERAEV; the protein is encoded by the coding sequence ATGCTTCGTTCGGTCGCCGTCATCGCGCTGGAACAGGTCGCCCCCTTCGAACTCGGCGTCCTGTCGGAGGTCTTCGGCACCGACCGGACCGCCGACGGCTTCCCGGGCTACCGCTTCACCGTCTGCACCGCCGACGGGGGCCCGGTGCGCAGCGGCTCCGGTTTCCTGCTCACCCCGCACGCCGACCTCAGCCCGGTCGACGAGGCCGACCTGGTCGCGGTGCCGGCGCACGCGGGGAAGACGAACGTCCCCGCCCCGGTGCTCGACGCGCTGCGCCGGGCCGCCGACCGGGGGGCATGGCTGCTCAGCGTCTGCTCCGGCGCGTTCGTGCTGGGCGAGGCGGGGCTGCTCGACGGGCGGGACTGCACCACCCACTGGCTGTACGTCGACGAGCTGCAACGCCGGCACCCGGCCGCCCGGGTCCGGTGCAACTCGCTCTACGTGCAGGACGGCAAGCTGCTCACCAGCGCCGGCACCGCCGCCGGGATCGACGCCTGCCTGCACCTGGTCCGCCAGGAGCACGGCTCGGCGACGGCCACCCGGCTGGCCCGACGGATGGTCGTCCCGCCGCATCGCGACGGCGGCCAGTCCCAGTACGTCGAGGCGCCGATCCCGAAGGCGCCGGAGGCGCCCACCCTCGAGCCGGTGCTGGAATGGCTGATGGGCCACCTGGACCGGACGGTGACCGTGGAGGAGCTGGCCGCGCGGGCCGGCATGGCGCCGCGTACCTTCGCCCGCCGGTTCCGGGCCGAGACCGGCACCACCCCGCACGACTGGCTGACCAACCAGCGGGTGCTGCTGGCCCGGCGGCTGCTGGAGGAGACCCGGCTGAGCGTGGAGACCGTGGCCGACGAGGCCGGCTTCGGCGACGCGGCGGCGCTGCGGCACCACTTCACCCGTCGGGTCGGCACCACCCCGCACGCGTACCGGACGACCTTCCGCGAACGCGCCGAGGTCTGA
- the dacB gene encoding D-alanyl-D-alanine carboxypeptidase/D-alanyl-D-alanine endopeptidase produces MLASVLIVVLAAVGLAVVRPGPVAGWLGSEAVAPAASAQAPEPDPPAVLAGPDPNAPVPSADGVRAALDPLVRAAALGDRVNVSVADVTTGKALYGSGQDAPTVPASVTKLATAVTVLAARGPAYRIPTRAVAGATPGEVVIVGGGDPTLAVDKNGFYPGAARLDDLAAQVRKALGGTAPTRVIVDSSLFSGPVYEPGWDDDIPTGGFGAPITALMTDGARRDAEAARKNFDDTHGAAERVSQPDLTAGRQFARLLGLSGDAAEVKRGSAPAASGASAAAGAPGTELGKVQSLPMVRLVDIMISDSDNVIAETLARQVALARNKPASFVGGAAATDAVIGELGLPADEISLADGSGLSRTNRISPSLLTDLITLAGNGSHPELAAIFGGLPVGGWSGTLDDRYQAAVTKAGAGVVRAKTGTLSRVNAIAGLVTTADGRLLTFAVLTDQAPEGTLDATRQALDRITSALAGCGCR; encoded by the coding sequence GTGCTCGCCAGCGTGCTGATCGTCGTGCTGGCCGCGGTCGGGCTGGCCGTGGTGCGGCCCGGGCCGGTGGCCGGCTGGCTGGGCAGCGAGGCCGTCGCGCCGGCAGCCAGCGCGCAGGCGCCCGAGCCCGACCCGCCGGCGGTGCTCGCCGGTCCGGACCCCAACGCCCCGGTCCCGTCCGCCGACGGGGTCCGCGCCGCGCTCGACCCGCTGGTCCGCGCGGCGGCCCTCGGCGACCGGGTGAACGTGTCGGTGGCCGACGTGACCACCGGCAAGGCGCTCTACGGCAGCGGCCAGGACGCGCCCACGGTGCCCGCCTCGGTGACCAAGCTGGCGACCGCGGTGACGGTGCTGGCCGCCCGGGGGCCCGCGTACCGGATCCCGACCCGCGCGGTGGCCGGCGCGACCCCCGGCGAGGTGGTCATCGTCGGTGGCGGTGACCCGACCCTGGCCGTGGACAAGAACGGCTTCTACCCGGGCGCGGCCCGGCTGGACGACCTGGCCGCCCAGGTACGCAAGGCGCTCGGCGGCACCGCGCCGACCCGGGTCATCGTCGACTCGTCCCTGTTCAGCGGCCCGGTGTACGAGCCGGGCTGGGACGACGACATCCCGACCGGCGGCTTCGGCGCGCCGATCACCGCCCTGATGACCGACGGCGCCCGCCGGGACGCGGAGGCGGCCCGGAAGAACTTCGACGACACGCACGGCGCCGCCGAGCGGGTCTCCCAGCCGGACCTGACCGCCGGCCGGCAGTTCGCCCGGCTGCTCGGGCTCTCCGGCGACGCCGCCGAGGTGAAGCGCGGCAGCGCGCCCGCCGCCTCCGGGGCCAGCGCGGCGGCCGGGGCGCCGGGGACCGAGCTGGGCAAGGTCCAGTCGCTGCCGATGGTCCGGCTGGTCGACATCATGATCAGCGACAGTGACAACGTGATCGCCGAGACGCTGGCCCGGCAGGTGGCGCTGGCCCGGAACAAGCCGGCCTCCTTCGTTGGCGGTGCCGCGGCCACCGACGCGGTGATCGGCGAGCTGGGGCTGCCCGCCGACGAGATCAGCCTCGCCGACGGCAGCGGCCTGTCCCGGACCAACCGGATCAGCCCGTCGCTGCTGACCGACCTGATCACCCTCGCCGGCAACGGCAGCCACCCCGAGCTCGCGGCGATCTTCGGGGGCCTGCCGGTGGGCGGCTGGTCCGGCACCCTCGACGACCGCTACCAGGCGGCGGTGACGAAGGCCGGGGCCGGCGTGGTCCGCGCCAAGACCGGGACGCTGAGCCGGGTCAACGCCATCGCCGGGCTGGTCACCACGGCCGACGGCCGGCTGCTGACGTTCGCGGTGCTCACCGACCAGGCTCCGGAGGGCACCCTGGACGCGACCCGGCAGGCCCTCGACCGGATCACCTCGGCGCTGGCCGGCTGCGGCTGTCGCTGA